DNA sequence from the Methylacidiphilum kamchatkense Kam1 genome:
AATAGCCCAAAAGAGGACATAAAACAACAGCTTCAGCTTCAGTCTATTCTTGTTTTTCATGGTGTTCGATCTTCTCTATGATTTTTGTGCTCATTTTTTCCCAATCCAACTCCTTTGGAGTATACAACAAATGGCTTATACACTTCTTCTGGCAATCCGTCGAGCCAAATCCCGGCAAAGGGGTCTTCAAACCATAAAAATGGATCAATCCTTGGCTCAGCAAGCATTCTAGAAAGGGAGTTAAGCGTTCATACAAGCAGATAGCTACAAAACAGGCCTGAGGGGTCAAAAGATCAATATGCCAATGAACGGTTTTAAAAACTGACGTATGCCTAGAAAGACGGCTGCGTAAGCCACCATTGCCCCTGGCCGAACCACAATAACAATACCATCCTTCAGCTATCTGCCTCTTGGTTTGTTTAAAAAAAATGGTTGTTTTGCCTAAAAAGAAAATAAGCAGATAGGATCCCTTTCTAGCTGGTATCTCTGTTAGAGAAAAAGAAGAAGAAAAAGGGATAAATCTTTCTTTTTGAGGACTCATCTTTCTTGATGATAATTGTTTTAGAAAGACTATTTTTTTCTTTTTTTTATCTTTTTGAATGCTAAAACTAATGCCATAAAAAGACCGAATTGGAACGAAATTTTTAGCATTTTAGGCTACATAATTCTTTTTACTGGAGTAGCTTACTTAACGTTACATGGAAGCTGCACTCCATTTAAATTTTAAGATGGCACACTTGGATATGGCAGCCTTTTCTCTTTTGCCTTCCTCTTGTAAAAAAGTTTTGGTTTTTCTTTTAGCTATGACAGTCTTACCTATCCTTCCAATTGCTTCTTCCAAAAGTGTCAAAGAGGCAATGAAAGAGTATATAGAAGCGGTAAGAAACAAAAAGGAATCCAAAATCATTCATTTTTTTCCCAAAAATCCGCCCGCCCTCGTTCTTATTTATACGCAAGGGAATCTTTCTAATCCGAATTTCCAATGGAGAATTGATCAACAAAAAATCGAAAAGGATTTCAAATCTAAAGGTCCATTGTTTCATCTTTTTTTTGATGAAACAAAAAAGACGAACCGATCTTTTTACAAGACAAAAATGGAAGGACCAACCTATAATGAACTTTTTGATACGGCTCATGCTGAAGCTCTAAGCTATCGTGATCTGCTTAAGAAAGAGGCTAAAGGCAAATGGAAAAAGAAAGATAAAAGCTTTTTTTTACAAAGTCCAAAAGTCTGCGACTATGTGCGTTGGAAAAAGAAAGGAGGAAAATGGATTTTAGAAGAAGTGGCCATTACGGCTCCTTAAAACTTTGGGCAGCAGTTCTAGCAAAAAAAATTATATGAATGTCGAAAAATATCCTGATTGTTGTTTTTCTAATCAATGAAAGATGCTAAAAGGATTGATTGGTAACCATTTAGCAGCAAGCAACCATTACAACTCCAGAATTATGAAAATCTTGTCTTGTTTTTTTCTTTGATTTCATCAAAAAGAAGCAGATAAATGGTTTGGCTTGATAATCGTTTGGTTGTCCGAATATATTCGTCGCGAAATTAAGGATGCACTTTTAGAAAATTCCGGTTATGGACAGGGCTTCGAAGAGAAAATTCGTCATTTTTTTCTTTTTATGGAAAAGGCTACCTTTAGCTGCTTGTTTCTCTTCAGTCTCGAGCCATATGCTCAGCTGTCCAAAAAAACAATTCACTACTAAGGATGATTTTCTATGATATCCTTCGGTTTTTTGATGCTTGCACTGATGCTTTTGATTCATGGAATCTATCGGATCAGCCTTGTGTTGAGACTATTCCTAGGATCTAATGCAGAGAAAAAGAAGCAAGAGGGCATACTCGCTGCGGATTGTTGTCCAAAAGTAACGATCCAACTTCCGATTTATAATGAAAAATCGGTAGTAGAACGCTTGCTGTATGCGGTGTGTGCTATCGATTATCCAAAAGAGAAAATGGAAATTCAAATTATAGACGACTCTACGGATGAAACCACGGCCATCGTTTCGAATCTAGTCGCTGATTTTAAAAAAAAGGGTTTTGACATTCAACATCTCCAAAGAGGAACAAGAGCAGGTTATAAGGCAGGCGGCTTACAATATGGACTGGAAAAAGCAAAAGGCGAGTTTATAGCCATCTTCGATGCGGATTTTATTCCTCCTCCATCGTTTCTTAAAAATACTCTTCCATACTTTTCCTCTCCAAAAATTGGCATGGTTCAAGCTAGATGGGGTTATTTAAATCGCAATTCCAATCTACTTACCCGCTGTCAGGCATTGTTTCTTGATGGACATTTTCTTTTGGAACAACCCGTTCGGTACAAACAAAATCTTTTTTTCAATTTCAATGGAACCGCTGGGGTCTGGAGAAAACAATGCATTATTGATGCGGGCGGATGGGAAGGAGACACTCTAACCGAAGATTTAGATCTCAGTTACCGAGCGCAATTTAAAGGATGGAAATTTGTGTATACTCAAAAAATGGTTGTTCCAAGCGAACTTCCATCCCCTATTGTCGCTTTTAGGACCCAACAACATCGGTGGGCCAAAGGTGCGATTCAAACCGCAAAAAAACACCTTCTTTCTTTACTGCGCGGCTCTTTTCCTACAACTTCCAAAATTGAAGGGTTATTTCACTTACTTGCCCATTCTATCCATCCTATCGTTGCGCTTCTGGTTATTCTCAATGCCGTTACTTTTTTCTCTGCACCTCAAGAAAAATCCTCAGTGCAAATAATTGCTGGGATGCTTTTCTCCGTGATTTCTCTTTTTTACATTTCCTATCTGTCTGTCATTCTGATCTTGAGTAAGAAGTTCGAGCTTAGCACTCTTTTTATTTTGCCTTTTTCTATGGCAATGGCTCTAGGCATGACTTTTGCCAATACGAAATCGGTCATCGACGGCTTATTTGGGAAAAACAATATATTTGTGCGCACCCCCAAAAATGGTTCTTATAATCCCCAAAAACCGATTTACAAAGTCGAACATAGTCTAACCCTTCCCCTATTGGAAACATTCGCTGCTACTGTGTTTAGTATCGCGCTCTTTCAAGCTTTTCAGAAGCATCTTTGGGTATCTGTTCCCACTCTTTTCCTTCATACCATAGGATTCGGTTATGTAGGAATTGCCACTCTCTATTCCATCATCAAAATGAAAAGGATACCTACTAAGCCCTAAGTCAAACAGGAATTTTAAAAAAGGAAGGGAATCTTTCATTCGTTCTTCAGGAAGAGGCTACTATTTTATCAATAAAAAATGCTCCTATGTCTTCTACGGAATTGGCATGAAAGACTTCTCCTTGTTTGTTTAAAATTCCATATCCTTGTCCATAGGCAGGACCATTGAGCACGCAATAATCTGATCCAGACCGTTCAATCTGTTGCTTTCCTTTTTTGTAGACCGTCTCGTAATTGCCACTGACTTCGTATTTCCAACCCGTAAGTAGGGCTTTTGGAAAAACTTCTCGAAAATTTTCTAGTAATTTCCTAGCCGGAACTAGCCGCATCCAATATTCTCTATCAGTGGCTATTTTGGCTTTTACTGTTTCTTTTCCCTCTTGATCAACGATTTCTTTAACTTGAAAATCACAAAGCGCAGCCGCATGAAAGACAGCTTGAAAGCTATGTTCTTGAGCTAGCCCTTTAACGGTATTCCATAGTCCTTCGTTTGTATCGAAAGAATAGAGCTTAAATGGAGGATTCTGCGGTCGGACGGTAGATAAACTGCCAAGCACACAGATCACTTCAACGCCAGAAAGGGAAAAAAAGGAGGATAATTGAATGCCAAGCCTACCAGTGGAAAAATTTGTGATCCTTCGGACCTCGTCGATTGGTTCAAAGCTTGGACCGCAGGTGATCAATACCTTCATTGTTTTTCTTCTCTCCTAGAACCACCCCATATCATTTTTTATTCGCACGAACAAATCTATTGCTTCTTTGAGAAGATCTCAATTAATTGTTTAGCTATGGAACAATCACTTATGGCAAGAAAACCCGCCTGGCTCAGGGCAAAAATACCTGGAGGAGCTGCTTATAACGAAATTCGCAATATAGTTAGTTTTTACCATCTTCATACGGTCTGTGAGAGTGCTCTTTGTCCGAATATTGGAGAATGTTGGGGCAGGAAAACGGCAACGCTAATGATTCTAGGTGATCGATGCACGCGCAGCTGTCGGTTCTGTGCAGTAACTACAGCGAAGCCCTTAGGGGTAGATCCCGAGGAGCCGAAAAACGTTGCTCTTGCCATCCAAGCAATGGGACTGAAATATGCTGTCATCACCTCTGTGGCTAGAGACGATCTAAAAGATGGTGGAGCGGACATATGGGCCCAAACGATTAGAGAAGTCAGGGCCTTGAACCCTCATACCAAGATTGAAGTCCTTATTCCAGATTTCCGGGGAAATAGAGAAAGCCTAAGGAAGGTGCTCGAGGCAAAACCCGATGTTTTGAACCACAACGTAGAAACTGTCCCAAGGTTACAAAAATTGGTCCGTCCTCAAGCCCGATACGACCGATCCCTAGAAGTTCTTAGAACATCAGCAAAAGAAGGCTTTCTAACGAAAACCGGCTTCATGCTTGGAATTGGAGAAACGGAAAAGGAAATAGAAAACACCCTCTTAGAACTTCGACAGGTGGGCGTTCAAATCCTTACTTTGGGGCAATACTTACGGCCTTCAAAAAATCATCTTCCGATCGACCGATGGGTTAGTCCAGAAGAATTCCAAAGCTGGAAAGAATATGGATTAAAAATTGGATTTAGCCATGTGGAATCCGGTCCTTTAGTCCGCAGTTCTTATCATGCCGATGAACACCTGAAGCAGCAGGAATAATTTGCTATCCCCTTAATGGGATGGGCTTCTAACCACATCTTGCAGTCTGTATAGGCTCTTTCCGTAGGATACCCTCACCATATCCTGGTGTCGCACTTCATGCTTGCGACTAAAGTTTGACTACGCTAGCCCTCCCTGCCAGACTTCGACTCCGGCAAAGAATAGCAAGGCAAAGAACGATAAGGCATGCCACTTACAGAACATTGCAGAGTGTTAGGCCTAAGGGGATTGACATTGCTGACCATAGAGAAGGACCTCAACCGCCTTATACCATATCCACCTTGCGTTGATTGATGCCAATAATCATCGTCTACCTACTGAACAGATTGAGATTAAGGAAGTTATGTAAGCCCTGTTGACTTCGCTGAAAAAAGGCATGCTAAAGGAGAGTAGTTTTGGACACAGGCATAACCCATCTGAATACAAAAGGAAAAAGCTTCTCAAAAGAGAACATCTGCCAATATAAACAGGAGGGCCAAGGCAAATAAGCGCCTATGTACCATCCTTTGAAGAGGACAGATGTCCCGGCGCTGACACTATAAAACTTTGCGTACAAAAGCTTGCGAAAGGCTAGCTATGCATTAAAATGGAAAAGCATTTAACAAAAAAAATGGCATTTGGTTGTGAAAATTTCTAAGACACTTCTTTTCTATCTTTTTCTTTTATTGCCGACTTCTCTGCTAGCGATTGATTCCTTTACGACCGTTCTCATTGACCCTGGACATGGTGGTATTGATAATGGAGGCAGCAGTGGGAAAAAAGCGCCTCATTATTTGATGGAAAAAGAATTGACTCTTGATATAGCTCGAAGACTTGCCAACGAACTGAGAAAAATGGGATTCAGAGTCATCATGACAAGAACAGATGATCGTTTTGTCGATCTAGATGAAAGGGTAAGAATCGCTAATGAACTTGGGAAACGAGCGGTTTTAGTGAGCATTCATTGTGACGCTCTGTCCAATCGGAAATTAAGGGGCATAAAAACTTATTTCTGGCATGCTAATAGTTATGGTTTGGCCACTAGGATCCAAAAAAGTCTTGTGAAAATGACCGGAGCAAAGGATCTTGGCGTGATTCGACGCAGGCTGCGACTCACTCGTAATCCTACGATACCTTCCGTACTTTGTGAATGTGGCTTTATGACCAATCCATATGAAAACAAGCTCTTGGCTAGTCCTTCTTATAGACAGACCCTGGCGGTAGCCCTTGCCAAAGGGATCTATGAAGAAAAGCGGCTTGGAGACTTTGGGATTAGCCCTGTACCTGAAATTTGGGCGCCTCTTTCTAGGCCCACTGACGCCCATCGTCATGTGTTTCACAAAAAAACTAAGAAAAGAAAACAACTGAAAAAGATGGAAACTCTCTTAGGAACCAAAAGCTTCCTTAGTTAAAAAAAGACTTTTTCTTCAAGCCACTTTCTGGTAAAAACGCATTTGCAAGCTTTTATGAAGGGGTCTTTAAGGGCGCTAGGTTATTTCCTTTGTTATTTTTTCTTTCTCTTTGGTAGCGGTCGTTCCTTTCTTCTTTCAAAACCCACCTACGACCTTTCGGATCTACAAATCCAGAAAGCTGCTTCCTATTCCAGAGCACATAACCATTTGTCCCTTCTTATTATCAAAGATGGCCAAGTCCTTCACGAAGAATATGCGCCGGGCAACAGCCCTTATCTTCGGCACCGGATATTCAGTGGAACAAAAGGCTTTTGGGGGGTTATTGCCATGAAGGCCTTGGAAGAAAGGCTTTTTTCCTTACAAGAACCCGTAGCTTCAACAATAGAGGAATGGAGCAATGGCAACCATAATGATCCAAGAAAAAGAATAACAATTTATGATCTTTTGCATTTTACCGATGGCATAGAGCCTGCCTTCTATCTACACAACGACGGTTTTTTGGATAGGAATCTTCATGCCCTCCTTTTAAAACCAGTAAGAGCGCCGGGAACCGTTTTTACATACGGCCCCAGTCATTTACAGATTTTTTGCGAGATCCTCAATCGTAAACTAAGGCAAAAGGGGATGACTACTTCTAGATATATCGAAGAAAAATTACTGTTCCCACTGGGTATTCAACAAGTCGAATTTAAGAAAGATGGACATGGCAATCCTCTTTTAGCCGCAGGCTTTAGATTGACCCCAAGGGAATGGGCAAGACTTGGCGAATTGATCCTCCAGAAAGGCTGGTATGGAGGGAAAAATATTATCTCATGGCCCTATTTAAAAGAATGCTTTCAAGGTAGTTCAGTAAACCCCCTCTACGGGATTGGTTTCTGGGTAAATACTCTGGCGCCCTATGGACGAGAAATAGACGTTGAACAGGAACTAAGCAAACCTTGGGAAAAAGAAAACTGGCATAGAGGCAGTCTTTGTAACGATGCGCCTAGCGATCTTATTGAATCGATTGGTTCAGCCAATCAAAGATTATTGGTTATTCCTTCAATGCACTTAATTATCGTTAGACAGTCACATGGTGGTGGGTTTTCAGACAGGACTTTCTTAAAGCTGCTTTTTGGAAAAATCAATAGCCTATCCTTGATTCGCTAAAGCCTTTCCATCCACTTGCTTTTTCTTACTGAGTTTTTAGTGAAATGATCAATCCTGCTTCCTTAGGGTTCCATTTATAGCCAAAGCCAAATGGCAAAGGCTCGGTTTTCTGCTGAGCAAACGCCTCTTCCAGATCTTTTTGATAAAATTCCTTGAATATGTTCAAAGGCGGGGTATAGACGCCAAAAAGCTCGACTTTCCGTCCACCAGCGAACAAATACCGATAGGGTATACCACTATCATCTTGAATGATCATTTCGCTATGGGAAAGGAGAAACTCTCTCAGAGATGAAAAATTGCTCCCATGCAGTAGATAAGAAGCCGATTTAATAACCGTATTGAAAGGCCCCAAAGAAGAAAGAAAATTCATAAGGCTTCCTTCAAATCCCCCATTGGAGAGATCCGACTGGAAATAGTAAAGGGTTTTGAGCTTCCCTTTCGAATAAAACCGAATAATGGCTCTTGAACCCATTGTTTTGCAATCGACGACTCTACCACCAGAGCGAACAATCATAATGAGAAAAAGAGGCACATTGCCGCCCAGCATAGGAAGATCCTGACGTAATTCTTTTGTCACAAAATATCCGGCTTTAAAATAACTGTGTAAGGAAGCAAGGATCAGGGGGAAAGTCCTTTCAAAGGTCTTTACTGATTCAATATCTGGGCAGTTTCCAGCAGATTCCCGACT
Encoded proteins:
- a CDS encoding cellulose synthase family protein, producing MISFGFLMLALMLLIHGIYRISLVLRLFLGSNAEKKKQEGILAADCCPKVTIQLPIYNEKSVVERLLYAVCAIDYPKEKMEIQIIDDSTDETTAIVSNLVADFKKKGFDIQHLQRGTRAGYKAGGLQYGLEKAKGEFIAIFDADFIPPPSFLKNTLPYFSSPKIGMVQARWGYLNRNSNLLTRCQALFLDGHFLLEQPVRYKQNLFFNFNGTAGVWRKQCIIDAGGWEGDTLTEDLDLSYRAQFKGWKFVYTQKMVVPSELPSPIVAFRTQQHRWAKGAIQTAKKHLLSLLRGSFPTTSKIEGLFHLLAHSIHPIVALLVILNAVTFFSAPQEKSSVQIIAGMLFSVISLFYISYLSVILILSKKFELSTLFILPFSMAMALGMTFANTKSVIDGLFGKNNIFVRTPKNGSYNPQKPIYKVEHSLTLPLLETFAATVFSIALFQAFQKHLWVSVPTLFLHTIGFGYVGIATLYSIIKMKRIPTKP
- a CDS encoding serine hydrolase domain-containing protein; translation: MKGSLRALGYFLCYFFFLFGSGRSFLLSKPTYDLSDLQIQKAASYSRAHNHLSLLIIKDGQVLHEEYAPGNSPYLRHRIFSGTKGFWGVIAMKALEERLFSLQEPVASTIEEWSNGNHNDPRKRITIYDLLHFTDGIEPAFYLHNDGFLDRNLHALLLKPVRAPGTVFTYGPSHLQIFCEILNRKLRQKGMTTSRYIEEKLLFPLGIQQVEFKKDGHGNPLLAAGFRLTPREWARLGELILQKGWYGGKNIISWPYLKECFQGSSVNPLYGIGFWVNTLAPYGREIDVEQELSKPWEKENWHRGSLCNDAPSDLIESIGSANQRLLVIPSMHLIIVRQSHGGGFSDRTFLKLLFGKINSLSLIR
- a CDS encoding N-acetylmuramoyl-L-alanine amidase family protein, whose translation is MKISKTLLFYLFLLLPTSLLAIDSFTTVLIDPGHGGIDNGGSSGKKAPHYLMEKELTLDIARRLANELRKMGFRVIMTRTDDRFVDLDERVRIANELGKRAVLVSIHCDALSNRKLRGIKTYFWHANSYGLATRIQKSLVKMTGAKDLGVIRRRLRLTRNPTIPSVLCECGFMTNPYENKLLASPSYRQTLAVALAKGIYEEKRLGDFGISPVPEIWAPLSRPTDAHRHVFHKKTKKRKQLKKMETLLGTKSFLS
- a CDS encoding phosphopantothenoylcysteine decarboxylase domain-containing protein, whose translation is MKVLITCGPSFEPIDEVRRITNFSTGRLGIQLSSFFSLSGVEVICVLGSLSTVRPQNPPFKLYSFDTNEGLWNTVKGLAQEHSFQAVFHAAALCDFQVKEIVDQEGKETVKAKIATDREYWMRLVPARKLLENFREVFPKALLTGWKYEVSGNYETVYKKGKQQIERSGSDYCVLNGPAYGQGYGILNKQGEVFHANSVEDIGAFFIDKIVASS
- a CDS encoding GIY-YIG nuclease family protein, which encodes MSPQKERFIPFSSSFSLTEIPARKGSYLLIFFLGKTTIFFKQTKRQIAEGWYCYCGSARGNGGLRSRLSRHTSVFKTVHWHIDLLTPQACFVAICLYERLTPFLECLLSQGLIHFYGLKTPLPGFGSTDCQKKCISHLLYTPKELDWEKMSTKIIEKIEHHEKQE
- the lipA gene encoding lipoyl synthase, with the translated sequence MEQSLMARKPAWLRAKIPGGAAYNEIRNIVSFYHLHTVCESALCPNIGECWGRKTATLMILGDRCTRSCRFCAVTTAKPLGVDPEEPKNVALAIQAMGLKYAVITSVARDDLKDGGADIWAQTIREVRALNPHTKIEVLIPDFRGNRESLRKVLEAKPDVLNHNVETVPRLQKLVRPQARYDRSLEVLRTSAKEGFLTKTGFMLGIGETEKEIENTLLELRQVGVQILTLGQYLRPSKNHLPIDRWVSPEEFQSWKEYGLKIGFSHVESGPLVRSSYHADEHLKQQE